In Silurus meridionalis isolate SWU-2019-XX chromosome 28, ASM1480568v1, whole genome shotgun sequence, the genomic window ATGTGCTACTGTTTTGCCTAAGACAGTATTAGTTAAGTTGAAAACTGAATAATTGAGACTGTCATAAATGCACAGCAGAAATTCATgaacatctttttttaaattccttAATGAAAACAATTTAGTTAGTTACTGTGTACTTCTCATTTATCTTCCTAAgtagatttaatttaatttaatattgtatttgataataaaaataaataaataaataaatattttttttttataatttcagaGAAATGTATTGTTCTTTGACCACCAGGGGGTGCTACAGCAAAATAAAGTGACGCTCGTTACTAGTGAagtatctctcacacacacacacacacacacacacataaaattaCCGTTTAACAAGTAACCAGTTGTACTGTCCACTTGTACGATCACAACCATTGCACATTGatgatttaacatttaaacattgttgtttttatttccaatatttatacattttaaaagcgATGTTTAAGGGAATGTTCAAATGGTCAAATAATGGAACAGTGTTTAGTTTGAAATGGAAGCGTATGGAAAACATACGGAAAAACACGTTTTCTAAGATTCAGCAAAAAATGCTTCACAACTAACTGGATGGTTTCACTGTACAAAGTGTTTTACCTTCTACTTAGATCATTTAAATCCACTTTATTTGGAATCTACACGtgtcaataataaaatacaacatccAGCATACACAATATTATAATAACTGTTGTATGtgtcctaataaaaaaaatatatgataaatCTACAAAGCAACTACAGAGTAATTGTAAAAGAAGATCTACATCTGTACAAAACCCAGAAATGCTAGAAGTCTATTGTGGGactatttgaatacattttcttgacaaataaaaagtagCCATGTTCTCCAGTGTTGTATTTACATTTGAGAAAAGTCTTCATGTTGGACTCTACAGCTACAAAAACACAGACCGCTGCTTTCCATGGGAGACGTGTCACCTGACACCAGCATTCAATTTCACTGGTGTAAATGTCACTAAGAGAAAGTATCTTGTTTCACAGTTGAGacataaagatagatagatagatagatagatagatagatagatagatagatagatagatagatagatagatagatagatatttcaCTTTGTGCTCTACTTGACTTGAAGACTAGCATGTAGGCATTACAGgtcatctttgttttttttgtagaagATGATCCCATCTGTCTGCACCCTCCAGGTCACTGTGGTGTTGTCTGAAATGCCCTTTCCCTTCAGATTCAGCTTAATCTGTGGCTCAGATCCAGaaattaaatatgtatcatTTGTAAATAACAAcacgtttatttttattttaaactttctACACTTACAGGAACTCACCTGCTCTAAAATGGAGGACTGAGCAGCAGAATCAAACACACTGCCATCAGACTTTACCTGCAGCCTCACAATCTGGCGTTGTCTTACTGGTGGAACTGttgaacgaacacacacacacacacacacacacacacacgcacacacagtttGCGTAAGCAGTCAACAACATTATGTTCTTTCATTCTCTTGTCATGTaaattatttgtctttttcacATGAATGGCCAGTTGACAAATGTTAGAATCAGTAATGAAGAAAATCAAAACTCACTGGTGTGACAAAAGAAATAGAACTGGGTGCTGCAGGATGTATCATAGAAGTTTCCATTATAAACCACTGCACAGTTCTCATTTCCTCCATAATTATCAGGTTGTCCAGAAGCCCATGGTGTGTTTAAAGCATTGGTCCCATCTGACCACTTCCATGTGTCTCTGTATAGTCCAAACCACGAATCACCCTGGATATCCCTCACCTGCCATATCATGTTGTTGTCAATGTTGTTGAGAGAGCTGGCCAAGTCTGTGTGATATGTTCGACAGTAAGCCTGAGCTGCAGGCCAGGTCACCTTACTACTGATGCCAATGAACCTGGCAGCACCACTGAATTGAGCTgtcaaaaggaaaaagaaaaaaataatcaccccctaataaaattataattaatatgattaacacacacatgcatatacctgtacatatatagtgtttataggtacaaaaacaacaacaaacaaatcatAATAAAGATGCTGACTCACCATTGTAGCATATAAAGGGTCTCAGTTCTGTACATGCTCTATCCCCCCAGTATCCATTTGTCATTATTATAACACACGATTCCATTCCTAAAGCATTATTAGGCTCCAAAGGTCCCCAGATTATAAAATTCTTGAGTGTGACATTATTTAAGGACCAGTGCCAGCTATTGATATCGTTGTACAGTCCAACCCAGATATTTGTTGTTGCAGGTACGTATTTGCTTGCTTCCAATTTCTCTCGCACCCAATCATCATTACTTACGAAGGTTGCCAGGTCAGTGTACATCGCTCTGCAGTAATTCTGTGCAATGGTCCAAGTCATCTTTGTCATTATCAGGTGATATCTATGTGGGACGGTTTGCAGGATGGATAAAGCGACTGTTGCGAGACCTgttgttaataaatattattacttatatataattattgttatactCTCCTTAATATAGACATGTAGATGAAGTAATTGAGCCTGTAAATCACAGTCAAATGGGATTCAAATTCCAGACTATTATAATctactgatcagccataacattaaaaccacctgcctaataatgTGCATAATATACTATTTAAACCAACAATGACGTTAGGAAATATGTTCGTCTTGAAAGAGTGTAGCGATGTCTAGGTAGGGGGTACATTCCACATGTCCACGTGAATGCAAGGATGCGAGGTTTCCCTGTGGAAAATTCTGCATACGTCATCATACAGCCTCTTCTTCCCTTAGAACATCCTGGTGCCATCTCTGCCCCTTTCACATGatgtaaatgtgattaaatCAGACCAGGCCAGCTTCCATGGCTCCATGCTCCAGTTTTGATGCTTATGTGCCCCTGCTCTGCAGCATCACACCCATATACCCAATATCACAGCAAACTGTGATACACTGTGTTCTCTGACTCGTTTATATCATAGCCATTGTGCTACAGTAGCTTCTCTGTAAGATTATCCCAGACGGGAAAATGGGTTGCTCTGTTGCCAGTATTctttagtatataatataatatatatatatatatatatatatatatatatatatatatatatatatatatatatatatatatatatatatatacaggagtgcagaattattaggcaaatgagtattttgaccacatcatcctcgttatgcatgttgtcttactccaagctgtataggctggaaagcctactaccaattaagcatattaggtgatgtgcatctctgtaatgagaagggtgtggtctaatgacatcaacaccctatatcaggtgtgcataattattaggcaacttcctttcctttggcaaaatgggtcaaagaaggacttgacaggctcagaaaagtcaaaaatagtgagatatattgcagaggatgcagcagtcttaaaatagccaagcctctgaagcgtgatcatcgaacaatcaagcgtttcattcaaaatagtcgacagggtcgcaagaagcgtgtggaaaaccaaggcgcaaaataactgcccgtgaactgagaaaagtcaagcgtgcagctgccaagatgccacttgccaccagtttggccatatttcagagctgcaacatcactgggtgcccaaaagcacaaggtgtgcaatactcagagacatggccaaggtaagaaaggcagaaagtcgaccaccactgaacaagacacacaagctgaaacgtcaagactgggccaagaaatatctcaagactgattttctaaggttttatggactgatgaaatgagagtgagtcttgatgggccagatggatgggcccgtggctggattggtaaagggcagagagctccagtccgactcagacgccagcaaggtggaggtggagtactggtttgggctggtatcatcaaagatgagcttgtggggccttttcgggttgaggatggagtcaagctgaactcccagtcctactgccagtttctggaagacaccttcttcaagcagtggtacaggaagaagtctgcatccttcaagaaaaacatgattttcatgcaggacaatgctccatcacacacgtccaagtactcatCTTTGTCATTATCAGGTGATATCTATGTGGGACGGTTTGCAGGATGGATAAAGCGACTGTTGCGAGACCTgttgttaataaatattattacttatatataattattgttatactCTCCTTAATATAGACATGTAGATGAAGTAATTGAGCCTGTAAATCACAGTCAAATGGGATTCAAATTCCAGACTATTATAATctactgatcagccataacattaaaaccacctgcctaataatgTGCGTAATATACTATTTAAACCAACAATGACGTTAGGAAATATGTTCGTCTTGAAGCAGTGTAGCGATGTCTAGGTAGGGGGTACATTCCACATGTCCACGTGAATGCAAGGATGCGAGGTTTCCCTGTGGAAAATTCTGCATACGTCATCATACAGCCTCTTCTTCCCTTAGAACATCCTGGTGCCATCTCTGCCCCTTTCACATGatgtaaatgtgattaaatCAGACCAGGCCAGCTTCCATGGCTCCATGCTCCAGTTTTGATGCTTATGTGCCCCTGCTCTGCAGCATCACACCCATATACCCAGCAAACTGTGATACACTGTGTTCTCTGACTCGTTTATATCATAGCCTTTGTGCTACAGTAGCTTCTCTGTAAGATTATCCCAGACGGGAAAATGGGTTGCTCTGTTGCCAGTATTctttagtatataatataatatatatatatatatatatatatatatatatatatatatatatatatatatatatatatatatatatatacaggagtgcagaattattaggcaaatgagtattttgaccacatcatcctcgttatgcatgttgtcttactccaagctgtataggctggaaagcctactaccaattaagcatattaggtgatgtgcatctctgtaatgagaagggtgtggtctaatgacatcaacaccctatatcaggtgtgcataattattaggcaacttcctttcctttggcaaaatgggtcaaagaaggacttgacaggctcagaaaagtcaaaaatagtgagatatattgcagaggatgcagcagtcttaaaatagccaagcctctgaagcgtgatcatcgaacaatcaagcgtttcattcaaaatagtcgacagggtcgcaagaagcgtgtggaaaaccaaggcgcaaaataactgcccgtgaactgagaaaagtcaagcgtgcagctgccaagatgccacttgccaccagtttggccatatttcagagctgcaacatcactggagtgcccaaaagcacaaggtgtgcaatactcagagacatggccaaggtaagaaaggcagaaagtcgaccaccactgaacaagacacacaagctgaaacgtcaagactgggccaagaaatatctcaagactgattttctaaggttttatggactgatgaaatgagagtgagtcttgatgggccagatggatgggcccgtggctggattggtaaagggcagagagctccagtccgactcagacgccagcaaggtggaggtggagtactggtttgggctggtatcatcaaagatgagcttgtggggccttttcgggttgaggatggagtcaagctgaactcccagtcctactgccagtttctggaagacaccttcttcaagcagtggtacaggaagaagtctgcatccttcaagaaaaacatgattttcatgcaggacaatgctccatcacacacgtccaagtactccacagcgtggctggcaagaaagggtataaagaagaaaatctaatgatatggcctccttgttcacctgatctgaaccccattgagaacctgtggtccatcatcaaatgtgcgatttacaaggaggaaaacagtacacctctctgaacagtgtctgggaggctgtggttgctgctgcacgcaatgttgatggtgaacagatcaaaacactgacagaatccatggatggcaggcttttgagtgtccttgcaaagaaaggtggctatattggtcactgatttgttttgtttggttttgaatgtcagaaatgtatatttgtgaatgttgagatgttatattggtttcactggtaaaaataaataattgaaatgggtatgaatttgtttttgttaagttgcctaataattatgcacagtaatagtcacctgcacacacagatatcccctaaaatagctaaaactaaaactacttccaaaaatattcagctttgatattaatgagtttttgtgttcattgagaacatggttgttgttcaaattaatcctcaaataaaattaatcctcaaaatacaacttgcctaataattctgcactcctgtatatatatatatatatatatatatatatatatatatatatatatatatatatatatatatatatataataacaataataatataatgtatataataactACTGCATACTGGGGACACCCCACAAAACCAAGTCATTTTCTGCAATTCGGCCTCTGTGAAAAGTCACTACTTTGGCGTTCCCATTGTAGCTGCGTTCAACACATCAATGACAAGAACTGACTGTGCTGCTGAATTACAGTATATCCTACCCCTTTGACAGGTACTTGTCAGGAACACAACGCAAGGCCAGGTTATACTGTCAGAGATGGGCTGGGAGGACCTACATGCAGGACGCAAGCAGAGCTCAAAATAACAGTATTTAATCCGAATACCACCAGAACAGAACAATAAAGAGCAGGCAGAATCAAAGCAGCCAGAGCAAAGCATGAAGAACCAAAGCCAGAAGGTCCTGACAGTGCCACTGTAGTGAGATAACCAATGTTACTGATTTCTTCTGCCACAGGCTTTAACGTTATGGCTGATCATTGAATCTTTATTTAATATCAATTAATTTCTTAACTTTCTAGTTCCACAGGAAATGATGTACATGACTACAGATTTGAAagcttcatttgtttttgtatagctaacatgataaataaaattgcacacacacagccaatACTTAATATATTTAGTTCGTTTATGTTTAGCAAAAAGTTTTGGgggaaaaattaaaaactcCCTTACCAATGAAactgaagaaaaggaaaagaatcaGCTTCATGATGAATGGTTTACTGGGGattcacaaaaaaatgtattcaaaatcAAAGCGAAAATCATTCATTAAGCAAACGAAATCAAGCTTCGCatcaaattatttcattatactGATTACACGGGAAGTTTAGAGTTATTCAATTGTGCATTGTCATTCATTGTGTATCCATTATTTATATTACGGTTATTTAAGTTCAAAGTATCAAAAAATGGAATAAGTATAAGCATTGAGAATAAAATTATACCTGTAGTATGAAAATCTTCAGGTTGATGTTTCTTCAGTTGATTTGTTTTAGATATTCACTGCTTGCTCACGACACTCTTAAAAACTCTTTACTTCACCTGTCCTCTACTtacatggaaaaaaacacaccatgGATTACACAAACTGATTTCCATTTTGTCTTGACCTTTTCTTAGCTCTCCTTATTTAAACAAAACCAAATGCTCCAAAAATCTCCTCAGGTTTCAGGCTAGAAAGCAAATGAATGAGCTCAGCAAGTTGCCTTTAGTAAATACCTACAGCATTCATCTGCACTATATTATTGTCTGGTTCATGAAATTATCTCTTGGTAACTTCCTTTTGGGCAGGAGAGATTAAACAAGGCTTCATGTTGACTACATGTTGAGAGCCCTGAAGTGTCACCGAAGAGCAGCACTTAGTTCTACAGGTCTAAATGTAATTGTGTACACActtgatattttaatattataattaacattACAGATTTAAAAGTGTTATTTATGCAACCATCTCTCATTCTCCCTTTCCTGCTGATGTTGTTGCCCTGCCACTTAGTTCAACTGGGGATGTCATTTTGTCTGATTGCCCTGTTGAGAACTTTGCCACCATACTCAGCTGTGGGTGTCACTCCTCCCACCTGCTTCATGGTGTACCACACTCCCCATGTGGCAGGCACATCCATTCCAATTTTAGCTTTGGGTAGAACACTGCCCTTTAGCCTTGCAGAAAATGTCACTACTCTAGGTTTTGTGGAAGAGCATTGCTGAATTTGGTTCCTCCATGAGGTCTGGGCTGGTGGTTGCTTCTGTAAACTCACACAAACTGGAAGATAACTTtgttacacattgtttactgtttcactgtctactgccataagaatattttgtatatacatttttctctttgttttacatacatatctttatttatcctttatatcttatattttattttatatagtttttatactttatttatctgcttcttttctttttccccatcctattcctctcatgccggaccgtcgtataaagcatttcactgcatgtcgcaccctgtatgtatgtgtatgtgatgaataaaatttgatttgatttgatttgataataTTTCAGGCTGCCTAGAAGCAACAAGTTAGCTAAGGTTTGCATTTCCTCAAGCCAAACTTGACTCTATCAACACTCAGGCGAATTCTGCGCTTTCAATTCCATAGAAAATCTAACCAAACCGTTTAAGCAACTGACATATAAATGCTATGGTACCAAAGAGACACCAAACAAGAGACTGGTAACAATTATCCAGCCACCTGAGTAAACATCAGAGACAGGTTGTCCACCAAATGTTAGGTGAAGAATTCCATTAATTTTTGAAGGCAGATAAGGACATTGGGTGTATCAGAAATTTGCAGTTTAATCTTTTGCTTAAAGATGATGAACCAGTTAAACCCACTTAGTGTCTGTCCCAAAACCGCTGTTTTAGGAGATGATAGAATACATACATGACCAGATAGCACAAGGTTGGATTGAAAAATTCATCCTACTCATCTCCCATTATGTGCATCAGAAAGAAAGATGGCAGCCTCTGTTTATGTTTTGATTATCAAGACCTGAACAGAAAGACAACCAATCCCAAGGGTGCAGGACATTCAGCCTTGGTGGTAATTTCTGTTAAAGTAATTCCATGGTAATAATTCTAGGGAAATCTTACCACCAGGGATTAATGTCAAAGGAAAGTAAACACCTAACAGCCTTTGCGACACCCTAGGGCCTATATGAGTTGGTGAGTATTCCTTTCGGACTGATGAATGGTCCATCAGTCATGCCACGATGTATAAAAGAGTGCATAGAAGGCCTGCAAGATGAGATCTCGTTCCATATCTTCCATACCACGTCCAGAATGTAAGGAAAGTGCTGCAGTGGCTTAGGCAACATGGTATCAAACCGAGTAAGGGGGTTCCTGGGTTTCAAAAACTTCATTTTTGGGGTTCATAATTCATAGCTCACCCACTTGTCACATCTGCAAGGCAAACCAAGTAAAAATGCAGAAATACCCctcaggtaagacacctctgatgtGGTCTTTGGTAAAGGAGTTGCTTGATACAAGGAATGCATCATTTGTAACCCATGgagacgtctgtgtgtggagactcgtgaagcactgactccagctgcagtccactctttgtgaatctccccaaaattcttgaatgggcttcattTTACTACCACATCATTTCCTTGCatttaactttccattaatgtgacTGGATACAGCAGTCTGTGAGCagcatgtgcagggtgtcaatgatcgtcttctggacaactgtcaagtcagcagtcttcccctatgattgtggagcctgaaccagacttAGACATCATTTAAAGACTCAGGAAACCtgagcaggtgtttggatttaatgagctgattagagttAAGTCTCCTATATTCAACTTTTCCacaatattctcattttctgaTACTGAATTTTGGCTTTTCATTAGCTGTGAGtcataatcattaaaataaaaataaaaaaatacttgacatacatcagtctgtgtgtgatgaatctatataatataccagtttcactttttattgaattactcaaataaatcaactataaatcaattatattaattgagatgcacacacatatatatatatatatatatatatatatatatatatatatatatatatatatatatatatatatatatatatatatgtatatatataagcaaaGAAGGCTGTGTTGACCTAAATAAAGGTCGATGCATTTGAATGTATAAATACTACACATATCGATActatataaatactgtatagaaAAAGCAAATATTGCCCAATATTcatgcatttaatttatttattcacttatttatatatagaaaattaagTAATATTTCGTCCTTCACAGACTCTGTTCAACTTGTACAAACGAATGTTTTCAAGACTGACAACATGGCACCTCAAAAGTTTCCCATTAGcactttgtggaaaaaaaaggtcagtctcttttacaaaaaaaaaaactatttttgccTTGTCACCCATGAATATGACATTGGAACAAGTTAAAGCATATTGTGAACTTTAAGAAAAATGCCTTTGCAGAAGTAGAAGATGGCTTAAATAATCACAATGATGATTTGCTGGTGAGTGTGAAGACTTCCATGGACATTCTACAAAAcatattctgaataaaaatctgGATTATTTCAAGAACTATTTGTAGCGGTCCAACATGAACGTGACGAGAATCCCTGATAGGCTGGAGGCTTTAGGCTTATTTAAATTAATGActgaatatttttaatgaactgCTGGGGAAGGACTTTTTTGTGAAACATCTAATTCCTTTACATGACCACTAAGTCAGACCTAAAGCCACTAATGCCACTACAGCCAAACAGACCAAaccaaaatagattttttttcttttttttattctttatgtcCTGTCTCCACCCATGTCTTGTCATTGGTTGATTACCTCACATGTCCTTATCGTCAGCTGTTCCCATTTATCTCCATTTATCCCAGTGTTTCCATTGTCAGGTCATGAGCTATTGTTTAGTGTTTGCCATCTAACTGTCCCTTTCTTTCACATTTTAGTTCCCCGTTTTTACTCTTTCCCAATTTAGTTTTTgctcaaatctttttttctatttaatgaATCAGTCTTTATTCTCCTTTATATAGGaaaatacaaccccaattccaaaatatTTGAGATGCTGGTAaacgtaaataaaaacataatgcaaCGATTTTCAAATCTCATGaatgcatattttatatttatattttatatttttatttttaaaaacatttttatcacaagagaTCACAGGAAACAAACAGataaactgaggaaatgaaCCTGATTTTAAGGAAAAGATAAAACACCTCAAAACACAGTGGGGGCAACAAAAGGCTAGAGGACAGAaactctcagaagtaaagatatATTCAGAATATTTCTCAACATGAAAATCTCTCATAATCTACAGTGAATAATATCATAAAAAAGATTTGGAGAATAGCATTGAAGCCTAGTCCTCCAAATCAGAGTAACATTACTGTGTTCATGGGGGAATTTTGTTGCTTTGACAGTTTGGCTTGGCTGAAAgatatacttttatttcattatacagtgccctccacaattattggcacccctgtttaagatgtggtcgtggacttctaaaaattctccttttttttaaaacaacatagaacccaaatgcaaaaagagaaaatccaacctttcatttaagtacataactttggtggtaaaaaaaatcatacatttagaaaaaaaaaaaaaacttgaaatcatgtgtgccacaattattggcacccctaacaattcctctgaaaaattaattattttttttttaatatatttttctgtagttgctaaggttggtcagggtatctagggacttttaattagtaattcatgatttcctgtgtccctggggtataaatatgacgtgacacagaggcctaattctcttacccatttgtcaacatggcaaagacaagagaacacaccattcaagtaaggcagatgtgtgtcgaccttcataagtcaggcaatggctacaagaaaatagccactcgccttaacttgccggtatctacagtcagaggaatcattaagaagtttaaaacaactggaacagtgacaaacaaggctggaagaggtcccaagtttatcttgccacaacgcacagtgaggaggatggtaagagaagtaaaaaaatttcccaagctcaccgtcacagaattgcatcaaagagtggcatcttggggtcacagagtctccaaaacaaccatcagacgctctctacatgccaacaagctgtttgggaggcatgcaaggaaaaagccttttctcactaacactcacaaatgtaaacgtctggagtttgctaagcggtactgggacttcaactgggatcgtgtgctttggtcagatgagactaagattgagctttttggcaacaaacactctaagtgggtctggcgtaaaacaaaagatgagtatgccgaaaagcacctcatgcccaccgtgaagtatggtggaggatctgtgatgctgtgggcctgtttctcttccaaaggccctgggaaccttgttagggtgcatggcattatgaacgctttgaagtaccaggatattttaaataaaaacctgatggcctctgccagaaagctgaagatgggtcgtcattgggt contains:
- the LOC124381647 gene encoding hepatic lectin-like, whose product is MESCVIIMTNGYWGDRACTELRPFICYNAQFSGAARFIGISSKVTWPAAQAYCRTYHTDLASSLNNIDNNMIWQVRDIQGDSWFGLYRDTWKWSDGTNALNTPWASGQPDNYGGNENCAVVYNGNFYDTSCSTQFYFFCHTIPPVRQRQIVRLQVKSDGSVFDSAAQSSILEQIKLNLKGKGISDNTTVTWRVQTDGIIFYKKNKDDL